From the genome of Pseudomonas bubulae:
GGGTCGAATCGGGCATTTGCCATATCAACGGCCCTACGGTCCACGATGAAGCGCAAATGCCCTTTGGTGGGGTCAAGTCCAGCGGTTACGGCAGTTTTGGCGGCAAGGCGTCGATCGAGCAATTCACCCAGTTGCGCTGGATCACCTTGCAGAACGGGCCGCGCCACTACCCGATCTGATTGTCTGCACAAGGCATAACAATAATAAGGAGTCATGCCTGCGCCATGCCGCTTAAGTGTCGGACGGGCCGCGCATGCCTTGTTGGAGGAGCATGACGTGAGTATCGAATTCAAATCCCCGGCCAAGTCCCCTACGTCCCCGGCACGTTATCGCGAGGTGGCCATCGGTCACCCGGCGGTCGAAGTGCTTGAGGTCGGCGGCATCTTGCACATGCGCTCCCTGGAAACCCTGGAGCCGATGCCCGAACGCTTGCTTGATCGCCTGGTGCACTGGGCGCAGGTCCGGCCCGAGCACACCTTTATCGCTGCACGGGACAGTGATGGCGAGTGGCGTCGCATCAGCTATGCCCAAATGCTGGAGGACGTTCGCGCCATTGCGCAAAGCCTGCTGGTGTATGGTCTGGGGGCAGAGCGTCCGCTGGCAATCCTGTCAGGCAACGATATTGAGCATTTGCAGATGGCGTTGGGGGCGATGTACGCCGGTATTCCTTACTGCCCGGTTTCACCTGCCTATTCGTTGCTGTCCCAGGATTTTGCCAAGTTGCGCCATGTCTGCGACCTGTTGCAGCCAGGCCTGATCTTTGTCAGTGATGCGGCGGTCTATCAACGTGCCGTGCACGCAGTATTGCCCGCAGGGACGCCATTGGTAGCGGTACGTGGCGAGATGGCGGGGCGGCCCCAGGTGAGCTTTGCCAGCTTGCTGGAGCAGGCGGGCGGCGCCGAGGCCCAGGCTGCGTTCATGGCGTCAGGCCCGGACACCATCGCCAAATTCCTCTTCACTTCAGGCTCTACCAAACTGCCCAAAGCGGTGATTACCACCCAACGCATGCTCTGTGCCAATCAGCAAATGCTGTTGCAGACCTTTCCGGTATTTGCCGAAGAGCCCCCGGTGCTGGTGGACTGGCTGCCCTGGAACCATACGTTTGGCGGCAGTCATAACCTCGGTATCGTTCTGTACAACGGCGGTACGCTGTACCTGGATGGCGGTAAACCAACGGCTCAGGGCTTTGCCGAAACCCTGCGCAATCTCAAGGAAATCTCGCCGACTGCCTACCTCACCGTGCCTAAGGGCTGGGAAGAGCTGGTCACTGCGCTGGAAACTGACAGCGACTTGCGGGCACGATTTTTTGCCCGCATCAAACTGTTCTTTTTCGCCGCAGCGGGCCTTTCGCAAAGTATCTGGGACCGGCTCGACCGGGTTGCCGAGCAACACTGTGGCGAGCGCATCCGCATGATGGCCGGGCTGGGCATGACCGAGGCTTCGCCT
Proteins encoded in this window:
- a CDS encoding feruloyl-CoA synthase, with product MSIEFKSPAKSPTSPARYREVAIGHPAVEVLEVGGILHMRSLETLEPMPERLLDRLVHWAQVRPEHTFIAARDSDGEWRRISYAQMLEDVRAIAQSLLVYGLGAERPLAILSGNDIEHLQMALGAMYAGIPYCPVSPAYSLLSQDFAKLRHVCDLLQPGLIFVSDAAVYQRAVHAVLPAGTPLVAVRGEMAGRPQVSFASLLEQAGGAEAQAAFMASGPDTIAKFLFTSGSTKLPKAVITTQRMLCANQQMLLQTFPVFAEEPPVLVDWLPWNHTFGGSHNLGIVLYNGGTLYLDGGKPTAQGFAETLRNLKEISPTAYLTVPKGWEELVTALETDSDLRARFFARIKLFFFAAAGLSQSIWDRLDRVAEQHCGERIRMMAGLGMTEASPSCTFTTGPLSMAGYIGLPAPGCEVRLVPVDGKLEGRFRGPHIMPGYWRAPEQSAEAFDDEGFYRSGDAIKLADPCNPQWGLMFDGRLAEDFKLSSGVFVSVGPLRNRAVLEGSPYVQDLVIAAPDRECLGALVFARLYECRQLSGLPADASDAQVLASEPVRQWFADWLQRLNLQASGNASRLEWIALQDEAASIDRGEITDKGSINQRAVLQWRAAHVEALYRGQAPSILRAGKPS